In one window of Thermodesulfobacteriota bacterium DNA:
- a CDS encoding YceI family protein — protein MKEDSRIDFISRQMGVPIKGGFGKFDADVNFDSADPGKSSASITIYLDSIDAGSDEATIEIKRKPWFHTASYPRAEFRSSSLKETGPGRYVVNGTMTIKGREKEASAPFTAKKAGDSWVFEGRFVIKRLDFGIGEGAWSDTGTVADEVEIHFRFKAPAVRK, from the coding sequence ATGAAGGAAGACAGCCGTATCGACTTCATATCAAGGCAGATGGGTGTCCCGATCAAGGGGGGCTTCGGGAAGTTCGACGCCGACGTGAATTTCGACTCTGCGGACCCCGGGAAGAGCAGCGCATCCATAACCATATACCTCGACAGCATTGACGCGGGCTCGGACGAGGCCACAATCGAGATAAAACGCAAACCCTGGTTCCATACGGCAAGCTACCCCAGGGCGGAGTTCAGGTCGAGTTCGCTAAAGGAGACCGGGCCCGGCCGATACGTCGTAAACGGGACCATGACCATAAAGGGCCGGGAAAAGGAGGCAAGCGCGCCCTTTACCGCCAAAAAGGCCGGGGATTCGTGGGTCTTCGAAGGCAGGTTCGTAATAAAGCGCCTTGATTTCGGGATAGGCGAAGGCGCATGGTCCGACACCGGCACCGTTGCGGACGAGGTGGAGATACACTTCAGGTTCAAGGCGCCGGCGGTAAGGAAATAA
- a CDS encoding YceI family protein has protein sequence MKRLMATVSLLFIALPAYAEVENFVIDQRHTYPSFEVSHMGLSTQRGRFDGTSGRITLDRAAKTGSVEITIDARTVSTGLDELEKHLRNEDFFNVEKHPTITFKSSSIEFENDVPKSVVGDLTLLGITRPVTLSISSFDCKVHPINKKFVCGADAATTIKRSEFGMTYAIPAVSDEVKLLLQVEAFKEGQQTQP, from the coding sequence ATGAAAAGACTGATGGCAACGGTTTCGCTCCTATTCATCGCGCTCCCGGCCTACGCGGAGGTGGAGAACTTCGTTATCGACCAGAGGCACACTTACCCGAGCTTCGAGGTGAGCCACATGGGGCTTTCGACCCAGCGGGGCCGCTTCGATGGGACGAGCGGCCGCATAACGCTCGACCGCGCGGCAAAGACGGGCTCCGTGGAGATAACGATAGACGCCAGGACAGTAAGCACCGGGCTCGATGAGCTGGAGAAGCACTTGAGGAACGAAGATTTCTTTAACGTCGAGAAGCACCCGACCATAACCTTCAAGTCAAGCTCGATCGAGTTCGAGAATGATGTGCCAAAGAGCGTCGTCGGCGATCTCACGCTTCTGGGAATAACCAGGCCCGTCACCCTCTCGATATCATCTTTCGACTGCAAGGTGCATCCGATAAACAAGAAGTTCGTCTGCGGGGCTGACGCGGCCACGACGATAAAGCGCTCGGAGTTCGGAATGACTTACGCCATACCGGCCGTAAGCGACGAGGTGAAGCTCCTCCTGCAGGTGGAGGCGTTCAAGGAAGGGCAGCAAACGCAACCTTAG
- a CDS encoding DNA-formamidopyrimidine glycosylase family protein, protein MPELPDVETMRRYFERTSLGKRVAEVEIMTRSVLDGSPGEFRAALKGRRFTSTRRHGKYLFASAEGPWLVLHFGMTGGIELKTDGKAPPPHSRVAFGFDDGSRLYFFDTRMFGRAGISGDVDEFIRRKRLGPDALSIDFGPFRAALKKTRRGIKQALMDQSVLAGLGNVYADEALFQAGIHPLEDAGGLGDDEARRLFEAIGKSLRKAVGLEAQASRFPEGFIIPKRHKGARCPRCGAAIEALSIQKRTAYFCPACQRRGK, encoded by the coding sequence ATGCCCGAGCTCCCCGACGTGGAGACGATGAGGCGCTACTTTGAAAGGACTTCCCTCGGAAAACGGGTGGCTGAGGTCGAGATAATGACACGGAGCGTGCTCGATGGCAGCCCGGGCGAATTCCGGGCCGCATTGAAAGGAAGGCGGTTCACCTCCACGAGGAGGCACGGGAAGTACCTCTTCGCCTCGGCGGAAGGCCCGTGGCTGGTGCTCCACTTCGGCATGACTGGCGGGATCGAGCTCAAGACAGACGGCAAAGCCCCGCCTCCGCACTCGAGGGTGGCCTTCGGCTTTGACGACGGCTCGCGTCTCTATTTTTTCGACACGAGGATGTTCGGCAGGGCCGGCATATCGGGCGACGTCGACGAGTTCATCAGGCGGAAAAGGCTCGGACCGGACGCGCTCTCGATCGATTTCGGCCCGTTCAGGGCGGCCCTCAAAAAGACGAGGAGGGGGATAAAGCAGGCCCTCATGGACCAGTCGGTCCTGGCCGGGCTCGGTAACGTGTACGCCGACGAGGCCCTTTTCCAGGCCGGCATACACCCGCTTGAGGACGCCGGAGGCCTTGGCGACGACGAGGCGCGGAGGCTTTTCGAGGCCATTGGAAAATCGCTACGGAAGGCAGTGGGCCTTGAGGCTCAAGCGTCCCGGTTCCCGGAGGGGTTCATAATACCGAAAAGGCACAAAGGCGCGCGCTGCCCGAGGTGCGGGGCGGCAATCGAGGCGCTCTCCATACAGAAAAGGACGGCTTATTTCTGCCCGGCCTGCCAGAGGCGAGGAAAATAA
- a CDS encoding CBS domain-containing protein translates to MNRKGVREMQLRQIMQKKVVTASPDASVREVAKKMKDYRIGYLLLTNGESIKGCVTDRDIVVWLAGGKDPDATKINSIMRSNVITSPPDTDVFDASRLMARKKIRRLPIVEGNKLLGLVSVSDLASVIEEEVDNFFHVEEAYQI, encoded by the coding sequence ATGAACAGGAAAGGGGTAAGGGAAATGCAGCTAAGGCAGATAATGCAGAAAAAGGTCGTAACGGCCAGTCCTGACGCGAGCGTAAGGGAAGTCGCGAAGAAGATGAAGGACTACAGGATAGGGTATCTGCTTCTCACGAACGGAGAGTCGATCAAGGGTTGCGTGACAGACCGCGACATAGTCGTGTGGCTGGCGGGAGGAAAGGATCCGGACGCGACGAAAATAAATTCGATAATGCGGTCGAACGTCATAACCTCGCCTCCGGACACCGACGTCTTCGACGCCTCAAGGCTCATGGCGAGGAAGAAGATCCGGAGGCTGCCGATCGTGGAGGGCAATAAGCTCCTGGGCCTCGTCTCGGTTTCGGACCTCGCGTCGGTAATCGAGGAGGAAGTCGACAACTTCTTCCACGTGGAAGAGGCGTACCAGATTTAG
- a CDS encoding uracil-DNA glycosylase, giving the protein MSPAFTMDPEKKREALRRRIARACAVNFKGSVPVFGEGPVPCRLMVIGEAPGRDETRLGRPFVGKGGSFFVGVLEEALGLGRDEVYITNVLNIWPNVETKRRRTRPPERDEAAFFVPFLLEEIGIVDPAVIITAGKTAFLALFPGRPFMPGEWAEYEGRAVMPVYHPSYLLRRQKRLKESVAELKGSLESVREKLGS; this is encoded by the coding sequence ATGAGCCCCGCCTTCACGATGGACCCCGAAAAGAAAAGAGAGGCGCTCCGGAGAAGGATCGCCCGTGCGTGCGCGGTCAACTTCAAGGGCTCCGTCCCGGTATTCGGAGAGGGCCCTGTCCCGTGCAGGCTCATGGTCATAGGCGAGGCCCCGGGGCGCGACGAAACCAGGCTCGGGAGGCCTTTCGTGGGCAAGGGCGGGTCTTTTTTTGTTGGCGTCCTTGAAGAGGCGCTGGGGCTGGGGAGGGACGAGGTTTATATAACGAACGTCCTCAATATCTGGCCCAATGTCGAGACGAAAAGGCGCCGGACAAGGCCCCCGGAGAGAGACGAAGCCGCGTTCTTCGTCCCATTCCTTCTTGAGGAGATAGGCATAGTGGACCCGGCTGTCATCATAACAGCCGGCAAGACGGCATTTTTGGCGCTTTTCCCCGGGAGGCCCTTTATGCCCGGCGAATGGGCCGAATACGAGGGCAGGGCGGTCATGCCCGTCTACCATCCGTCATACCTCTTGAGAAGGCAGAAAAGGCTCAAGGAGAGCGTCGCGGAGCTGAAGGGCTCGCTTGAATCCGTTAGAGAGAAGCTCGGGTCATAG
- a CDS encoding HD domain-containing protein yields the protein MKKTFIKSIKERDSVQDAFLVTKKETGISKSGKPYLNMKLMDSTGEMEARVWDDAEELSRGFKKDDIVIIKGFAVAYQGGVQLNVSAVKAAPEEKYQLRDFLPSSGKTHEELSSGLASVIAGIKDRHIKALIESIFSDPEIRGAFLMAPAAKSMHHPYLGGLAEHVLSICGLVEKVAGHYGECVNKDLLTAGALLHDIGKIWELSYQRSFDYTDEGRLIGHITMGTDLIERKAGAIPGFPRELSMLLKHLVLSHHGQLEFGSPKRPKTIEAIILSYLDDLDAKVSTVKGLIEDKGDGSNWTSYQRLFERYIYKGGTPAGGQDERAADRADRTDDGGEDGKGNLNLFK from the coding sequence TTGAAAAAGACCTTCATAAAATCGATAAAGGAAAGGGACAGCGTCCAGGACGCCTTCCTCGTCACGAAAAAGGAGACCGGCATAAGCAAGTCCGGGAAGCCCTATCTTAACATGAAGCTCATGGACTCGACCGGGGAGATGGAGGCGAGGGTATGGGACGACGCCGAGGAGCTTTCAAGGGGCTTCAAGAAGGACGACATAGTCATAATCAAGGGCTTTGCCGTAGCCTACCAGGGCGGCGTTCAGCTCAATGTGTCCGCCGTAAAGGCTGCGCCTGAGGAGAAGTACCAGCTCCGGGACTTCCTTCCGTCTTCAGGAAAGACGCACGAGGAGCTTTCATCCGGCCTCGCTTCGGTCATCGCGGGCATAAAGGACAGGCATATAAAGGCGCTCATCGAATCCATATTCTCCGACCCGGAGATAAGGGGGGCCTTCCTAATGGCCCCTGCTGCCAAATCCATGCACCATCCGTACCTGGGCGGACTCGCTGAGCACGTGCTCTCGATATGCGGCCTGGTCGAGAAGGTGGCTGGGCACTACGGGGAGTGCGTGAACAAAGACCTCCTCACGGCAGGCGCGCTGCTCCACGACATAGGCAAAATATGGGAGCTTTCATACCAGAGGTCCTTCGACTACACTGACGAGGGCAGGCTTATCGGGCATATCACGATGGGTACGGACCTCATCGAGAGAAAGGCCGGCGCCATCCCTGGCTTTCCGAGGGAGCTTTCGATGCTCCTCAAGCACCTCGTGCTATCCCACCACGGCCAGCTCGAGTTCGGCTCGCCCAAGAGGCCCAAGACGATCGAGGCCATAATACTTTCCTACCTCGACGACCTCGACGCCAAGGTCAGCACCGTAAAGGGGCTTATCGAGGACAAGGGCGACGGCTCCAACTGGACATCCTACCAGAGGCTCTTCGAGCGTTACATCTACAAGGGCGGGACCCCTGCGGGAGGTCAAGACGAGCGGGCCGCTGACAGGGCGGACAGGACGGATGACGGCGGCGAGGACGGCAAGGGAAACCTGAACCTCTTCAAATGA
- a CDS encoding GDP-mannose 4,6-dehydratase produces the protein MKIIVTGGAGFIGSHLAAALLERGEQVAAIDDFNDFYDPRLKRENAETLLKNPSFRLFEADIRDRKAVEKAFAAFKPDAICHLAARAGVRPSIDDPVLYEEVNCLGTLNLLELSRKSGMTNFVFASSSSVYGINSKTPFSEEDPITCPISPYAATKRSGELMCFTYSHLWNLPVTCLRFFTVYGERGRPDMAVAKFTRLISAGKEIEVYGDGTARRDFTYIGDIVSGILKSIYSPSRYEIINLGGANTIEVRGLIALIEAALGTKAKVRHLPPAPGDVPITHADVSRAKRLLGFSPSVGIQEGVGRYVKWFVERERRLSACTRPGA, from the coding sequence ATGAAAATAATCGTGACCGGCGGTGCCGGCTTCATAGGCTCGCACCTCGCGGCCGCGCTCCTCGAGCGCGGGGAACAAGTTGCCGCAATAGACGACTTCAACGACTTCTACGACCCGCGTCTCAAGAGGGAGAACGCGGAAACGCTCCTGAAAAACCCGTCTTTCAGACTTTTCGAAGCGGACATAAGGGACCGCAAGGCGGTCGAAAAAGCGTTCGCCGCGTTCAAGCCCGACGCCATATGCCATCTTGCGGCCAGGGCCGGGGTGAGGCCCTCCATAGACGACCCAGTCCTCTACGAGGAAGTGAACTGCCTCGGAACGCTGAACCTCCTCGAGCTCTCGAGGAAGAGCGGCATGACCAACTTCGTCTTCGCCTCGTCGTCATCCGTGTACGGCATAAACAGCAAGACCCCCTTTTCCGAAGAGGACCCGATAACCTGTCCGATATCCCCCTACGCGGCCACGAAAAGGTCAGGCGAGCTAATGTGCTTCACCTACTCGCATCTCTGGAACCTCCCGGTTACGTGCCTCCGTTTCTTTACGGTGTACGGCGAAAGGGGGAGGCCCGACATGGCGGTCGCCAAATTCACCCGCCTAATAAGCGCCGGCAAGGAGATAGAGGTCTACGGCGACGGAACGGCCAGGAGGGACTTCACCTACATCGGCGACATCGTCTCCGGAATACTCAAGTCGATATACTCGCCTTCGAGGTACGAGATAATAAACCTCGGCGGGGCCAATACGATCGAGGTGAGGGGGCTTATCGCCCTAATAGAGGCGGCCCTCGGAACGAAGGCGAAGGTAAGGCACCTGCCGCCCGCGCCGGGGGACGTGCCCATTACGCACGCGGACGTATCCAGGGCGAAAAGGCTCCTGGGTTTCAGCCCTTCCGTGGGGATACAAGAGGGAGTCGGGAGATACGTAAAATGGTTCGTCGAGAGGGAGCGCAGGCTCTCCGCTTGCACTCGGCCGGGAGCGTGA